A window from Pseudomonas sp. MRSN 12121 encodes these proteins:
- the ptsP gene encoding phosphoenolpyruvate--protein phosphotransferase gives MLNTLRKIVQEVNSAKDLKAALGIIVLRVKEAMGSQVCSVYLLDPETNRFVLMATEGLNKRSIGKVSMAPNEGLVGLVGTREEPLNLENAADHPRYRYFAETGEERYASFLGAPIIHHRRVVGVLVIQQKERRQFDEGEEAFLVTMSAQLAGVIAHAEATGSIRGLGRQGKGIQEAKFVGVPGSPGAAVGTAVVMLPPADLDVVPDKSITDIDAELALFKTAIEGVRADMRTLSEKLATQLRPEERALFDVYLMMLDDASLGSEVTTVIKTGQWAQGALRQVVTDHVNRFELMDDAYLRERASDVKDLGRRLLAYLQEERQQTLVYPDNTILVSEELTPAMLGEVPEGKLVGLVSVLGSGNSHVAILARAMGIPTVMGLVDLPYSKVDGIDMIVDGYHGEVYTNPSDVLRKQFADVVEEEKQLALGLDALRDQPCVTLDGHRMPLWVNTGLLADVARAQKRGAEGVGLYRTEVPFMINQRFPSEKEQLAIYREQLSAFHPQPVTMRSLDIGGDKSLSYFPIKEDNPFLGWRGIRVTLDHPEIFLVQTRAMLKASEGLNNLRILLPMISGIHELEEALHLIHRAWGEVRDEGTDVPMPPVGVMIEIPAAVYQTRELARQVDFLSVGSNDLTQYLLAVDRNNPRVADLYDYLHPAVLQALQTVVRDAHAEGKPVSICGEMAGDPAAAVLLMAMGFDSLSMNATNLPKVKWMLRQINLSKARELLAELMTIDNPQVIHSSLHLALKNLGLARMINPASAKTL, from the coding sequence ATGCTCAATACGCTGCGCAAGATCGTCCAGGAAGTTAACTCCGCCAAGGATCTCAAGGCGGCGTTGGGGATTATTGTGTTGCGCGTCAAAGAGGCCATGGGCAGTCAGGTCTGCTCGGTCTATCTGCTGGACCCCGAGACCAACCGTTTTGTCCTGATGGCCACCGAGGGCTTGAACAAGCGCTCGATCGGCAAGGTCAGCATGGCACCCAACGAAGGTCTGGTCGGCCTGGTCGGGACGCGCGAAGAACCGCTCAACCTCGAGAACGCCGCCGACCACCCGCGTTATCGCTACTTCGCCGAGACCGGTGAGGAGCGTTATGCCTCCTTCCTCGGCGCGCCGATCATTCACCACCGCCGGGTCGTCGGCGTCCTGGTCATCCAGCAGAAAGAGCGTCGCCAGTTCGACGAGGGCGAGGAAGCCTTCCTGGTGACCATGAGTGCCCAGCTGGCGGGGGTTATCGCCCATGCCGAGGCCACCGGTTCGATCCGTGGCCTGGGTCGCCAGGGCAAGGGTATCCAGGAAGCCAAGTTCGTCGGCGTGCCCGGTTCGCCAGGCGCGGCGGTGGGCACCGCGGTGGTCATGTTGCCGCCGGCCGACCTGGATGTGGTGCCCGACAAGAGCATTACCGACATCGACGCCGAACTGGCGCTGTTCAAGACTGCTATCGAAGGCGTGCGCGCCGACATGCGCACGCTCTCGGAAAAACTCGCCACCCAGTTGCGTCCCGAAGAGCGGGCGCTGTTCGACGTCTACCTGATGATGCTCGACGATGCCTCCCTGGGCAGCGAAGTGACCACCGTGATCAAGACCGGCCAATGGGCCCAGGGCGCCTTGCGCCAGGTGGTCACCGATCACGTCAACCGTTTCGAACTGATGGACGACGCCTACCTGCGCGAGCGGGCCTCGGACGTCAAGGACCTGGGGCGGCGCCTGCTGGCCTACTTGCAGGAAGAGCGCCAGCAGACCCTGGTCTACCCCGACAACACCATCCTGGTCAGCGAGGAACTGACGCCGGCCATGCTCGGCGAGGTGCCGGAAGGCAAGCTGGTCGGCCTGGTGTCGGTCCTGGGTTCGGGCAACTCCCACGTGGCGATCCTGGCTCGCGCCATGGGCATCCCGACGGTGATGGGCCTGGTCGACCTGCCGTACTCCAAGGTCGATGGCATCGACATGATCGTCGACGGCTACCACGGCGAGGTCTACACCAACCCCAGCGACGTGCTGCGCAAGCAGTTCGCCGATGTGGTCGAGGAAGAGAAGCAACTGGCCCTGGGCCTGGATGCGCTGCGCGACCAGCCGTGCGTGACGCTGGACGGCCATCGCATGCCGCTGTGGGTCAACACCGGCCTGCTGGCGGATGTGGCCCGGGCGCAAAAGCGTGGTGCCGAAGGTGTGGGCCTGTACCGCACCGAAGTGCCGTTCATGATCAACCAGCGCTTCCCGAGCGAGAAGGAGCAGTTGGCGATCTATCGCGAGCAACTGTCGGCCTTCCACCCGCAACCGGTGACGATGCGCAGCCTCGATATCGGCGGCGACAAGTCGCTGTCGTATTTCCCGATCAAGGAAGACAACCCCTTCCTTGGCTGGCGCGGCATCCGCGTGACCCTCGACCATCCCGAGATTTTCCTGGTCCAGACTCGCGCCATGCTCAAGGCCAGCGAAGGCCTGAACAACCTGCGCATCCTCCTGCCGATGATCTCTGGCATCCACGAGCTGGAGGAAGCGTTGCACCTGATCCACCGCGCCTGGGGCGAAGTGCGCGACGAAGGCACCGACGTGCCGATGCCGCCGGTCGGGGTGATGATCGAGATTCCCGCCGCGGTGTACCAGACCCGTGAGCTGGCGCGCCAGGTGGATTTCCTGTCGGTCGGCTCCAACGACCTGACCCAGTACCTGCTGGCGGTGGATCGCAACAACCCACGGGTGGCGGACCTCTACGACTATCTGCACCCGGCGGTGTTGCAGGCCTTGCAGACCGTGGTCCGCGATGCCCATGCCGAAGGCAAGCCGGTGAGCATCTGCGGCGAAATGGCCGGCGATCCGGCGGCCGCGGTGCTGCTGATGGCGATGGGGTTCGACAGCCTGTCGATGAACGCCACCAACTTGCCGAAAGTGAAGTGGATGCTGCGGCAGATCAACCTCAGCAAGGCCAGGGAACTGCTGGCCGAGCTGATGACCATCGACAACCCGCAAGTTATCCACAGCTCGCTGCACCTGGCGCTGAAGAACCTGGGCCTCGCGCGGATGATCAACCCGGCGTCGGCCAAGACTCTTTAA
- a CDS encoding RNA pyrophosphohydrolase — MIDPDGFRPNVGIILTNDAGQVLWARRINQDAWQFPQGGINPEETPEDALYRELNEEVGLEREDVQILACTRGWLRYRLPQRLVRTHSQPLCIGQKQKWFLLRLISNEQRVRMDLTGKPEFDGWRWVSYWYPLGQVVTFKREVYRRALKELAPRLLARD, encoded by the coding sequence GTGATCGACCCCGATGGTTTCCGCCCCAATGTCGGGATCATTCTGACGAATGATGCTGGCCAGGTGCTATGGGCTCGCCGTATCAATCAAGATGCCTGGCAGTTTCCGCAAGGGGGAATCAACCCCGAAGAAACGCCGGAAGACGCTCTGTACCGCGAGTTGAACGAAGAAGTCGGCCTGGAGCGCGAGGATGTGCAAATTCTCGCCTGTACCCGAGGCTGGTTGCGCTATCGTTTGCCGCAACGCCTGGTACGTACTCATAGCCAGCCGCTGTGCATCGGCCAGAAGCAGAAATGGTTTCTCCTGCGCCTGATCTCCAACGAGCAGCGGGTGCGGATGGATTTGACCGGTAAACCGGAGTTCGATGGCTGGCGCTGGGTCAGTTATTGGTATCCGTTGGGCCAGGTGGTGACATTCAAGCGCGAGGTGTATCGCCGCGCTCTCAAAGAGCTTGCCCCGCGCCTTCTAGCGCGCGACTGA
- a CDS encoding HAD family phosphatase, protein MRLALFDLDNTLLGGDSDHAWGDYLCERGFLDAVTYKARNDEFYQDYLAGKLDNAAYLNFCLEILGRTEMDVLDQWHRDYMRDCIEPLMLPKAAQLLAKHKAAGDKLVIITATNRFVTAPIAERLGVETLIATECEMLDGRYTGRSTDIPCFREGKVTRLARWLEETGHSLEDSYFYSDSMNDLPLLEQVANPVAVDPDPNLRAEAERRGWPVISLRD, encoded by the coding sequence ATGCGCCTGGCTTTATTCGACTTGGACAACACCCTTCTGGGCGGCGACAGTGACCACGCCTGGGGCGATTACCTGTGCGAACGAGGCTTCCTCGACGCCGTCACCTACAAGGCCCGCAATGACGAGTTCTACCAGGACTACCTGGCCGGCAAACTCGACAATGCCGCGTACCTGAACTTCTGCCTGGAAATTCTCGGCCGCACCGAGATGGACGTGCTCGACCAATGGCACCGCGACTACATGCGCGACTGCATCGAACCGCTGATGCTGCCCAAGGCCGCGCAACTGCTGGCCAAGCACAAGGCTGCCGGCGACAAGCTGGTGATCATCACCGCCACCAACCGCTTCGTCACCGCGCCGATCGCCGAACGCCTGGGCGTGGAAACCCTGATCGCTACCGAGTGCGAGATGCTCGACGGCCGCTACACCGGCCGCAGCACCGATATCCCGTGCTTTCGCGAAGGCAAGGTGACCCGCCTGGCGCGCTGGCTCGAGGAAACCGGCCATAGCCTGGAAGACAGCTACTTCTATAGCGATTCGATGAATGACTTGCCGCTGCTGGAACAGGTGGCGAACCCGGTCGCGGTGGATCCGGACCCGAACCTGCGGGCCGAGGCCGAGCGCCGCGGCTGGCCGGTGATCAGCCTGCGCGACTGA
- a CDS encoding DUF2269 family protein yields METLTTLKVIHIAATALLLLSGLGLALLAWRKRSAGPTVTLQRPWAFVWLLMGISLVSMPFTGWWLVHLIGWPLGQTWILGSSILYMVAALCWFWLVARLNRLRLGRGGNLNFTLALAVISLLGFVAIAGLMGAKPV; encoded by the coding sequence ATGGAAACGCTGACCACCCTCAAGGTGATCCACATCGCCGCTACCGCATTGCTGTTGCTCAGCGGCCTCGGCCTGGCGCTGCTGGCCTGGCGCAAGCGCAGCGCCGGCCCAACCGTTACCCTGCAGCGCCCGTGGGCGTTCGTATGGCTGCTGATGGGCATCAGCCTGGTCAGCATGCCGTTCACCGGCTGGTGGCTGGTGCACCTGATCGGCTGGCCACTGGGGCAAACCTGGATCCTGGGCTCCAGCATCCTCTATATGGTGGCGGCGCTGTGCTGGTTCTGGCTGGTGGCGCGGCTCAATCGCCTGCGGTTGGGCAGGGGCGGCAACCTGAATTTCACCCTGGCGCTGGCGGTCATCAGTCTGCTGGGGTTCGTGGCGATCGCCGGATTGATGGGCGCCAAGCCGGTTTGA
- the ilvA gene encoding threonine ammonia-lyase, biosynthetic has protein sequence MLEQYVKKILTSRVYDVAVETPLQTARQLSERLGNQVWLKREDLQPVFSFKIRGAYNKLTQLSDAERARGVVTASAGNHAQGLALAAKVLGVKATIVMPKTTPEIKVEGVRSRGGKVVLHGDSFPEALAYSLKLVDEKGYVYIHPYDDPHTIAGQGTVAMEILRQHPGPLDAIFVPVGGGGLIAGIAAYVKYLRPEIRIIGVEPDDSNCLQAAMAASERVVLPTVGIFADGVAVAQIGQHTFDICKDYVDEVITVSTDEICAAIKDIYDDTRSITEPAGALGVAGIKKYVEQRGVSGQTLVAIDSGANVNFDRLRHVAERAELGEGREAIIAVTIPEKPGSFKAFCEAVGKRQITEFNYRYNTGSEAHIFVGVQTHPENDPRSALIASLSEQGFPVTDLTDNELAKLHIRHMVGGHAARVSDEVVFRFEFPERPGALFNFLNKLGGRWNISMFHYRNHGAADGRVVAGLQVPADERHLVPAALAQIGYPYWDESDNPAYQLFLG, from the coding sequence ATGCTCGAACAGTACGTCAAGAAGATCCTCACCTCGCGCGTTTACGACGTTGCCGTAGAAACCCCGTTGCAGACGGCCCGCCAGCTCTCCGAGCGGCTGGGCAACCAGGTCTGGCTCAAGCGCGAAGACTTGCAGCCGGTGTTCTCGTTCAAGATTCGCGGCGCCTACAACAAGCTGACCCAGCTCAGCGATGCCGAGCGCGCCCGCGGCGTGGTGACCGCGTCGGCCGGCAACCATGCCCAGGGCCTGGCCCTGGCGGCCAAGGTGCTGGGGGTGAAGGCAACCATCGTGATGCCCAAGACCACCCCGGAAATCAAGGTCGAAGGCGTGCGCTCCCGCGGCGGCAAGGTGGTGCTGCATGGCGATTCCTTTCCGGAGGCCCTGGCCTACTCGCTGAAGCTGGTGGACGAAAAGGGCTACGTCTATATCCATCCGTACGACGATCCGCACACCATCGCCGGGCAGGGCACCGTGGCGATGGAGATCCTGCGCCAGCACCCGGGGCCGCTGGACGCGATCTTCGTTCCGGTCGGCGGCGGCGGACTGATCGCCGGGATCGCGGCCTACGTCAAATACCTGCGGCCGGAAATCCGCATTATCGGCGTCGAGCCGGACGACTCCAACTGCCTGCAAGCGGCCATGGCCGCCAGCGAGCGCGTGGTGTTGCCGACCGTGGGCATCTTCGCCGACGGCGTCGCGGTGGCGCAGATCGGCCAGCACACCTTCGACATCTGCAAGGACTACGTGGATGAGGTGATCACCGTCAGCACTGATGAGATCTGCGCGGCGATCAAGGACATCTACGACGACACCCGCTCCATCACCGAGCCGGCCGGCGCCCTGGGCGTGGCCGGGATCAAGAAGTACGTCGAGCAGCGTGGCGTCAGCGGGCAGACCCTGGTGGCCATCGATTCCGGCGCCAATGTCAATTTCGACCGCCTGCGGCATGTCGCCGAGCGCGCCGAGCTGGGTGAAGGCCGCGAAGCCATCATCGCCGTGACCATTCCCGAGAAGCCGGGCAGCTTCAAGGCGTTCTGCGAGGCCGTCGGCAAGCGGCAGATCACCGAATTCAACTACCGCTACAACACCGGCAGCGAGGCGCACATTTTCGTCGGCGTGCAGACCCATCCGGAAAACGACCCGCGCAGCGCGCTGATCGCCAGCCTGTCCGAGCAGGGTTTCCCGGTGACCGACCTGACCGACAACGAACTGGCCAAGCTGCACATCCGTCATATGGTCGGCGGGCATGCGGCGCGGGTCAGCGACGAGGTGGTGTTTCGCTTCGAGTTCCCGGAACGCCCGGGGGCGCTGTTCAACTTCCTCAACAAGCTGGGCGGGCGCTGGAACATCTCGATGTTCCACTATCGCAACCATGGCGCGGCCGACGGCCGGGTGGTCGCGGGCTTGCAAGTGCCGGCGGACGAACGCCATCTGGTACCGGCGGCGCTGGCGCAAATCGGTTACCCCTATTGGGACGAGAGTGATAACCCGGCGTATCAGCTGTTCCTGGGCTGA
- the rpiA gene encoding ribose-5-phosphate isomerase RpiA, with product MTQDQLKQAVAQAAVDLILPKLDDKSIVGVGTGSTANCFIDALAQHKAAFDGAVASSEATAARLKGHGIPVYELNTVSDLEFYIDGADESDEHLNLIKGGGAALTREKIVAAVAKTFICIADASKLVPVLGNFPLPVEVIPMARSHVARELVKLGGDPVYREGVITDNGNIILDVHNMQITNPVELEAQINAIVGVVTNGLFAARPADVLLLGTSEGVKTLTA from the coding sequence ATGACCCAGGATCAACTCAAACAGGCCGTGGCCCAGGCTGCCGTCGACCTCATCCTCCCGAAACTCGATGACAAGAGCATCGTCGGGGTCGGCACCGGCTCCACCGCCAACTGCTTCATCGATGCCCTGGCCCAGCACAAGGCCGCCTTCGACGGTGCGGTCGCCAGCTCCGAAGCCACCGCGGCGCGCCTCAAGGGCCACGGCATTCCGGTGTACGAGCTGAATACCGTCAGCGACCTGGAGTTCTACATCGACGGCGCCGACGAAAGCGACGAGCACCTGAACCTGATCAAGGGCGGCGGCGCAGCCCTGACCCGCGAGAAGATCGTCGCGGCGGTGGCCAAGACCTTCATCTGCATCGCCGACGCCAGCAAGCTGGTGCCGGTGCTGGGCAATTTCCCGCTGCCGGTGGAAGTGATCCCCATGGCCCGCAGCCACGTGGCCCGCGAACTGGTGAAACTGGGCGGCGACCCGGTCTACCGCGAAGGCGTGATCACCGACAACGGCAACATCATCCTCGACGTGCACAACATGCAGATCACCAACCCGGTGGAGCTGGAAGCCCAGATCAACGCCATTGTCGGCGTGGTCACCAACGGCCTGTTCGCTGCCCGCCCGGCCGACGTGCTGCTGCTGGGCACCAGCGAAGGCGTGAAGACCCTCACCGCCTGA
- a CDS encoding autotransporter domain-containing protein: MLKPLALAVSLGSALLATPAFAYEYGEHAATTLDKLINDYPGRYRGTANFAGAADWMQSRMGSAYDISRQDFTWTAGGSTRRSQNVLAYAAGTRPQYVVLGAHFDTYFGRPALQGLDDNGSGASVLTEIARNLDGLPLENGLQVVGFGAEEEGLRGSRAFVDSLSASQRANMLAMINLDSLITGDMMYAHAGQNSTANPALAALREHTLQIARELQINLFTNPGLDPAYPAGTGCCSDGEAFEGLNIPILYIEATNWEIGDLDGYTQTTNPAIPGGSTWHDPAEDNKAVLTNAFGQERIDQRLRDYSRLLSRLVLELTNADLLASTASGGAVARNQQDHLQRQHQAMVRLHDRRWLTLQAMGREVGSFDGEIGIDGEYSPDSGFDSAPNPEARRLGVHALGDYQLNASLNIGASLSYQNGRDKLEHRGKLDSDTWQAAVYALLNDGGPQWLAGDLSVGRTSFESKRNLVIQANGGPVLLNQKLTGDTDALSLGARMLGGYDLDFGAIKSGPFAGLDYTHYRIDSFHEKQDLRTALGYEEQSFESLEASLGWRVRGTLALPYGMSLLPYGDLAWVKELADGRLDDLDLTSRADDQVRVARLGGVDKSFGRAQLGSQLAITPQLGLYAEVNSRIGHAEGSETGYSLGVQWQF, encoded by the coding sequence GTGCTCAAACCCCTCGCGCTCGCTGTCAGCCTGGGCAGCGCCCTGCTGGCCACCCCGGCCTTCGCCTACGAATACGGCGAACACGCCGCCACCACGCTGGACAAGCTGATCAACGATTACCCGGGCCGCTACCGCGGCACCGCCAACTTCGCCGGCGCCGCCGACTGGATGCAAAGCCGGATGGGCAGCGCCTATGACATCAGCCGCCAGGACTTCACCTGGACCGCCGGTGGGAGCACCCGCCGCTCGCAAAACGTGCTGGCCTACGCTGCCGGGACCCGGCCGCAATACGTGGTGCTCGGCGCGCATTTCGACACTTATTTCGGGCGCCCGGCCTTGCAGGGCCTGGACGACAACGGTTCCGGCGCCAGCGTGCTGACGGAAATCGCCCGCAACCTGGACGGCCTGCCACTGGAAAACGGCCTGCAGGTGGTCGGCTTCGGCGCCGAAGAAGAAGGCCTGCGCGGCTCCAGGGCGTTCGTCGACTCGCTCAGCGCCAGCCAGCGCGCCAACATGCTCGCCATGATCAACCTCGACAGCCTGATCACCGGCGACATGATGTATGCCCATGCCGGGCAGAACAGCACCGCCAACCCGGCCCTGGCTGCGCTGCGCGAACACACCCTGCAAATCGCCAGGGAGCTGCAGATCAACCTGTTCACCAACCCCGGGCTCGACCCGGCGTACCCCGCGGGCACCGGTTGTTGCAGCGACGGCGAAGCCTTCGAGGGGTTGAACATCCCGATTCTCTATATCGAGGCCACCAACTGGGAAATCGGCGATCTGGACGGCTATACCCAGACCACCAATCCGGCCATTCCCGGCGGCTCGACCTGGCATGATCCCGCCGAGGACAACAAGGCAGTACTGACCAACGCCTTCGGCCAGGAGCGCATCGACCAGCGCCTGCGCGACTACTCGCGCCTGCTCAGCCGCTTGGTTCTCGAACTGACCAACGCCGACCTGCTGGCCTCCACCGCGTCCGGCGGCGCCGTGGCGCGCAACCAGCAGGATCACCTGCAGCGCCAGCACCAGGCCATGGTCCGGCTGCATGACCGGCGCTGGCTGACCTTGCAGGCGATGGGCCGGGAAGTCGGCAGTTTCGATGGCGAGATCGGCATCGACGGCGAATACAGCCCCGACAGCGGCTTCGATAGCGCACCGAACCCCGAGGCGCGCCGGCTCGGCGTGCACGCCCTGGGCGACTACCAGCTCAATGCGAGCCTGAATATCGGCGCCAGCCTCAGCTACCAGAACGGCCGCGACAAGCTCGAGCATCGCGGCAAGCTCGACAGCGACACCTGGCAGGCGGCGGTCTACGCCTTGCTCAACGATGGCGGCCCGCAATGGCTGGCCGGCGACCTGAGCGTCGGTCGCACAAGCTTCGAATCCAAGCGCAACCTGGTGATCCAGGCCAACGGCGGCCCGGTGCTGCTGAACCAGAAGCTGACCGGCGATACCGACGCCCTGTCCCTCGGCGCCCGCATGCTCGGGGGCTACGACCTGGATTTCGGCGCGATCAAGAGCGGCCCGTTCGCCGGTCTCGACTACACCCACTACCGCATCGACTCGTTCCACGAAAAGCAGGACCTGCGCACCGCGCTGGGCTACGAGGAGCAGTCGTTCGAGTCGCTGGAAGCCAGCCTCGGCTGGCGCGTGCGCGGCACCCTCGCCCTGCCTTACGGCATGAGCCTGCTGCCTTACGGCGACCTGGCCTGGGTCAAGGAGCTGGCCGACGGCCGCCTGGACGACCTGGACCTGACCAGCCGCGCCGACGACCAGGTTCGCGTGGCCCGCCTGGGCGGCGTGGACAAAAGCTTCGGCCGTGCCCAACTCGGCAGCCAGCTGGCAATCACGCCGCAGTTGGGGCTGTACGCCGAGGTCAACAGCCGGATCGGTCATGCCGAGGGCAGTGAGACGGGTTATTCCCTGGGGGTGCAGTGGCAGTTCTAG